One segment of Panicum virgatum strain AP13 chromosome 1K, P.virgatum_v5, whole genome shotgun sequence DNA contains the following:
- the LOC120700942 gene encoding gamma-glutamylcyclotransferase 2-2-like gives MVLWVFGYGSLIWNPGFDFDDKILGFIKGYKRTFNLACIDHRGTPEHPARTCTLETDEEAICWGIAYCVKGGIDKERKAMQYLERRECEYDQKISVDFFKEGDSLKPAVTNVLVFVSTPDPIGNKYYLGPAPLEDMARQIATANGPNGYNRDYLFNMEKALASISHEDDAIIELANEVRMVLNRAKEAKVTGSDITLKSHVQLVHLSALPEGTVVDSR, from the exons ATGGTGCTCTGGGTATTCGGCTACggctccctgatctggaaccccggcttcgacttcgacgacAAGATCCTTGGCTTCATCAAGGGCTACAAGCGCACCTTCAACCTTG CATGCATTGACCATAGAGGCACACCAGAGCACCCAGCGAGGACCTGCACGCTTGAAACCGACGAGGAGGCCATATGT TGGGGAATCGCGTATTGCGTCAAGGGTGGTATAGACAAAGAGCGGAAAGCAATGCAG TACTTGGAGAGAAGAGAGTGTGAGTATGACCAGAAGATATCTGTTGACTTCTTCAAG GAAGGAGATTCTCTGAAGCCAGCTGTGACAAACGTGCTAGT TTTTGTATCCACACCTGATCCAATCGGCAACAAATACTATCTTGGTCCTGCCCCTTTGGAGGATATGGCAAG GCAAATTGCTACAGCCAATGGCCCCAATGGCTATAATAGGGATTACCTGTTCAACATGGAGAAGGCATTGGCCAGCATAA GCCATGAAGATGATGCGATAATTGAGCTTGCGAATGAGGTGAGGATGGTGCTGAACAGAGCGAAGGAGGCGAAGGTCACTGGCTCCGACATAACCCTGAAATCTCATGTTCAGCTGGTGCACCTGTCTGCTCTTCCCGAAGGCACCGTTGTGGACTCGAGATAG